A window of the Janthinobacterium agaricidamnosum NBRC 102515 = DSM 9628 genome harbors these coding sequences:
- the hisG gene encoding ATP phosphoribosyltransferase — translation MSNFTAVSDNSQLILALSKGRIFDDTLPLLEAAGITVTENPETSRKLILATNDPNVRVIIVRATDVPTYVQHGAADFGVAGKDVLLEHGGEGLYQPIDLNIAACRMSVAVQAGFDYETAVRQGARLRVATKFVQTAREHFAAKGVHVDLIKLYGSMELAPLVGLSDAIVDLVSTGSTLRANNLVEVEHIMDISSRLVVNQAALKLKRERLQPIIEAFERASKK, via the coding sequence ATGAGCAATTTTACAGCCGTGTCCGATAATAGCCAGCTGATACTGGCGCTGTCCAAGGGCCGCATTTTCGACGATACGCTGCCGCTGCTGGAAGCGGCCGGCATCACCGTCACCGAAAACCCGGAAACCTCGCGCAAGCTGATCCTGGCGACCAACGACCCGAACGTGCGCGTCATCATCGTGCGCGCCACCGACGTGCCGACCTATGTGCAGCATGGCGCGGCCGATTTCGGCGTGGCCGGCAAGGATGTCTTGCTGGAGCATGGCGGCGAAGGCTTGTACCAGCCGATCGACCTGAACATCGCGGCGTGCCGCATGTCGGTCGCGGTGCAAGCCGGTTTCGACTATGAAACGGCGGTGCGCCAAGGCGCGCGCCTGCGCGTGGCGACCAAGTTCGTGCAAACCGCGCGCGAGCATTTCGCCGCCAAGGGCGTGCACGTCGACCTGATCAAGCTGTACGGCTCGATGGAACTGGCGCCGCTGGTCGGCCTGTCGGACGCCATCGTCGACCTGGTCAGCACCGGCAGCACGTTGCGCGCCAACAACCTGGTCGAAGTCGAACACATCATGGATATTTCATCGCGCCTGGTGGTCAACCAGGCTGCGCTGAAACTCAAGCGTGAACGGCTGCAACCGATCATCGAAGCGTTCGAACGCGCCTCCAAAAAATAA
- the hisD gene encoding histidinol dehydrogenase, with amino-acid sequence MPLPIRKLDSTHADFQPSLTALLAFDAGTDDAIEKSVAAILADVKARGDSAVLEYTNRFDRIPNGGASGMADFDISQAELQAALDSLPAAQREALQTAAQRIRVFHERQKQELGGFTYTEPDGTVLGQKITPLDRVGIYVPGGKAAYPSSVLMNAIPAKVAGVAEIIMVVPTPDGIKNQMVLAAAAIAGVTRVITIGGAQAVGALAHGTATIAPVDKIVGPGNAYVAAAKRRVFGIVGIDMIAGPSEILIICDGSTDPDWVAMDLFSQAEHDELAQAILLCPDAAYIARVEASIEKLLPAMPRQDTIRTSLSERGALVKVRDMEEACRIANDIAAEHLEISAEQPQQWADRIRHAGAMFLGRFSSESLGDYCCGPNHVLPTSRTARFSSPLGVYDFQKRSSIIHVSEAGAQTLGRVAATLAYGEGLQAHARSAELRLKPQS; translated from the coding sequence ATGCCGCTACCGATACGCAAACTCGATTCCACCCACGCCGACTTTCAACCATCGCTGACGGCGCTGCTGGCGTTCGACGCCGGCACCGACGACGCGATCGAAAAGTCGGTGGCCGCGATCCTGGCCGACGTCAAGGCGCGCGGCGACAGCGCCGTGCTGGAATACACCAACCGCTTCGACCGCATCCCGAACGGCGGCGCCAGCGGCATGGCCGACTTCGACATTTCACAAGCCGAGCTGCAAGCCGCGCTTGACAGCCTGCCGGCCGCCCAGCGCGAGGCGCTGCAAACCGCCGCGCAGCGTATCCGCGTGTTCCACGAGCGCCAGAAGCAGGAACTGGGCGGTTTTACTTACACCGAGCCGGACGGCACGGTGCTGGGCCAGAAGATCACCCCGCTGGACCGGGTCGGCATCTACGTCCCGGGCGGCAAGGCGGCGTATCCATCGTCGGTGCTGATGAACGCGATCCCGGCCAAGGTGGCCGGGGTGGCGGAAATCATCATGGTGGTGCCGACCCCGGACGGGATTAAAAACCAGATGGTGCTGGCGGCGGCGGCGATCGCCGGCGTCACCCGCGTGATCACCATCGGCGGCGCGCAGGCGGTCGGCGCGCTGGCGCACGGCACGGCCACCATCGCGCCGGTCGACAAGATCGTCGGCCCCGGCAACGCCTATGTGGCGGCGGCCAAGCGGCGCGTATTCGGCATCGTCGGCATCGACATGATCGCCGGCCCGTCCGAAATCCTGATCATTTGCGACGGCAGCACCGACCCGGACTGGGTCGCGATGGACTTGTTTTCGCAAGCCGAGCACGACGAACTGGCGCAGGCGATCCTGCTGTGCCCGGACGCCGCTTACATCGCCAGGGTCGAGGCCAGCATTGAAAAGCTGCTGCCGGCGATGCCACGCCAGGACACCATCCGCACCTCGCTGAGCGAGCGCGGCGCGCTGGTCAAGGTGCGCGACATGGAAGAGGCGTGCCGGATCGCCAACGACATCGCGGCGGAGCACCTGGAAATCTCGGCTGAGCAGCCGCAGCAGTGGGCCGACCGCATCCGCCATGCCGGTGCCATGTTCCTGGGGCGTTTTTCGTCCGAGTCGCTGGGCGATTACTGCTGCGGCCCGAACCACGTATTGCCGACTTCGCGCACCGCGCGTTTTTCGTCGCCGCTGGGCGTGTACGACTTCCAGAAACGCTCGTCGATCATCCACGTCAGCGAAGCGGGCGCGCAAACGCTGGGCCGGGTCGCGGCCACGCTGGCCTACGGCGAAGGCTTGCAGGCGCATGCGCGCAGCGCCGAGCTGCGTTTGAAGCCGCAGTCATGA
- a CDS encoding DNA-methyltransferase encodes MTEWVNQVFCEDALAGLARIPDASIDLILTDPPYNLGKDYGNASDQQTVDEYLRWTEQWIDAALPKLKPNGSLYIFLTWRFSPEIFVMLKRRMTMMNEIIWDRRVPSMGGSVRSFSSVHDTIGFFVRRKDYYFDLDAVRIAYDAATKKARSRSIFIGAKWLEVGYNPKDLWSVSRLHKEHPERADHPTQKPLEIIERMLKASCPPGGVVLDLFMGSGTTAIAAKRCGRQFVGFELNPDYCAIIQQRLAGVELAEAVQPDVAEAVAEATPPRKRAPAKRGGTAKAAAKVTTTATKTSARKTGKKTKPAAVPL; translated from the coding sequence ATGACAGAGTGGGTCAACCAGGTCTTTTGCGAAGATGCGCTGGCCGGCCTGGCACGCATCCCGGATGCATCCATCGACCTGATCTTGACCGACCCGCCATACAACCTGGGCAAGGATTACGGCAACGCCTCGGACCAGCAAACGGTCGACGAATACCTGCGCTGGACCGAACAGTGGATCGACGCGGCTCTGCCGAAGCTGAAGCCGAACGGCAGCCTGTATATTTTCCTGACCTGGCGCTTTTCGCCGGAAATTTTCGTCATGCTGAAACGGCGCATGACGATGATGAATGAAATCATCTGGGACCGCCGGGTGCCGTCGATGGGCGGCAGCGTGCGCAGCTTTTCATCGGTGCACGATACGATCGGTTTTTTCGTGCGCCGCAAGGATTATTATTTCGACCTCGACGCGGTGCGCATCGCCTACGACGCGGCCACCAAGAAGGCCCGTTCGCGCTCGATTTTTATCGGCGCCAAATGGCTGGAAGTCGGCTACAACCCGAAGGATTTGTGGAGCGTGTCGCGCCTGCACAAGGAGCATCCGGAACGGGCCGACCATCCGACCCAGAAGCCGCTGGAAATCATCGAACGCATGCTGAAGGCGTCGTGCCCGCCGGGCGGCGTGGTGCTCGACCTGTTCATGGGCAGCGGCACCACCGCGATCGCCGCCAAGCGCTGCGGCCGGCAATTCGTCGGCTTTGAATTGAATCCCGATTATTGCGCGATCATCCAGCAGCGGCTGGCCGGGGTGGAACTGGCCGAGGCGGTCCAGCCGGACGTAGCGGAAGCGGTGGCCGAGGCGACACCGCCGCGCAAGCGGGCGCCGGCCAAACGCGGCGGCACGGCCAAGGCTGCGGCTAAAGTCACAACCACAGCCACGAAAACCAGCGCCAGGAAAACCGGCAAAAAAACCAAACCGGCGGCAGTCCCACTTTAG
- the hisC gene encoding histidinol-phosphate transaminase: protein MSCIDHLISHTVRADVRAIGVYHVADASGYIKLDSMENPYPLPPHLREELGRQLAEAVLNRYPVASYATLKAKICATLGVPAGYDVILGNGSDELISILAMACAHQDRRAVVLAPVPAFVMYPRSAQLAGMDFVGVPLQDDFTLDMDAMLAAIEQHKPALVFLAYPNNPTGNLYAAEDIERIIRALGDTGLAVVDEAYEPFAQQSFMSRLPEFDNLIVMRTVSKLGLAGIRLGYMSAAPALLEQFDKVRPPYNVNVLTQVAAEFALAHVDVLNAQADAINQARGELAERLASLPDVQVFPSAANFLLIRVPNSDDVYGKLVASKVLIKNMSKMHTVLTNCLRITVSTPEENSVFFDALKASLD, encoded by the coding sequence ATGTCTTGCATCGATCATCTCATCAGCCATACCGTACGGGCCGACGTGCGCGCCATCGGCGTGTATCACGTGGCGGACGCCAGCGGTTACATCAAGCTCGATTCGATGGAAAACCCGTATCCGCTGCCGCCGCATTTGCGCGAAGAACTGGGCCGGCAGCTGGCCGAGGCGGTGCTGAACCGTTATCCGGTGGCGTCCTACGCGACCTTGAAAGCGAAGATTTGCGCCACGCTGGGCGTGCCGGCCGGTTACGACGTGATACTGGGCAATGGTTCGGATGAATTGATTTCGATCCTGGCGATGGCCTGCGCGCACCAGGACCGCCGCGCGGTGGTGCTGGCGCCGGTGCCGGCCTTCGTCATGTATCCCCGTTCGGCGCAATTGGCCGGCATGGACTTCGTCGGCGTGCCGCTGCAGGATGACTTCACGCTGGACATGGACGCCATGCTGGCGGCCATCGAGCAGCATAAACCGGCGCTGGTATTCCTGGCTTATCCGAATAATCCGACCGGCAACCTGTACGCGGCCGAGGATATCGAACGCATCATTCGCGCGCTGGGCGATACCGGCCTGGCCGTGGTCGATGAAGCGTATGAACCGTTCGCGCAGCAAAGTTTCATGTCGCGCCTGCCGGAATTCGACAACCTGATCGTCATGCGCACGGTGTCGAAGCTGGGCCTGGCCGGCATCCGCCTCGGTTACATGTCGGCCGCACCGGCCTTGCTGGAACAGTTCGACAAGGTGCGGCCGCCGTACAATGTCAATGTGCTGACCCAGGTCGCTGCCGAGTTCGCTTTGGCGCATGTCGACGTGCTGAATGCGCAGGCGGATGCGATCAACCAGGCCCGTGGCGAACTGGCGGAGCGGCTGGCCAGCTTGCCGGACGTGCAAGTGTTTCCATCGGCAGCGAATTTTCTCTTGATCCGTGTGCCAAATTCCGACGATGTATATGGAAAACTAGTGGCCAGCAAGGTTTTAATCAAAAATATGAGTAAAATGCATACCGTGCTGACCAACTGTCTGCGCATCACCGTCAGTACCCCGGAAGAAAATTCCGTATTTTTCGATGCCTTGAAGGCATCGCTCGACTAG
- the hisB gene encoding imidazoleglycerol-phosphate dehydratase HisB has protein sequence MNRTAEITRNTNETHVRVSINLDGTGLQKLNTGVPFLDHMLDQIARHGLIDLDIEATGDVHIDNHHTVEDVGITLGMAVAKAIGDKKGIRRYGHAYVPLDEALSRVVLDFSGRPGIEYHIPFTRAMIAGFDVDLTLEFFRGFVNHALVTLHIDNLRGTNAHHQCETVFKAFGRALRMAAELDERAAGTIPSTKGTL, from the coding sequence ATGAACCGCACCGCAGAAATCACGCGCAATACCAACGAGACCCACGTTCGCGTCTCGATCAACCTCGACGGCACCGGCTTGCAAAAGCTGAACACCGGCGTGCCTTTCCTCGACCACATGCTGGACCAGATCGCCCGCCACGGCTTGATCGATCTCGACATCGAAGCGACCGGCGACGTGCATATCGATAACCACCATACGGTGGAAGATGTCGGCATCACCTTGGGCATGGCGGTGGCCAAGGCCATCGGCGACAAGAAGGGCATCCGCCGCTACGGCCACGCCTACGTGCCGCTGGACGAGGCGCTGTCGCGCGTGGTGCTGGATTTTTCGGGCCGGCCAGGCATCGAATACCATATTCCGTTCACCCGTGCGATGATCGCCGGCTTCGACGTCGACCTGACGCTGGAATTCTTCCGCGGTTTCGTCAACCATGCGCTGGTGACGCTGCATATCGACAATTTGCGTGGCACCAATGCCCACCATCAATGCGAAACCGTGTTCAAGGCCTTTGGCCGCGCGCTGCGCATGGCCGCCGAACTCGACGAGCGCGCCGCCGGCACGATTCCATCGACCAAGGGCACGCTGTAA